From the genome of Agromyces badenianii:
CGACGCCGAACTCTTGATCGGCCACGTGCTCGGCCTCTCGCGTGGTGCGGTGCAGGCGCGCATGGTGATCGGCGGCGAGGTGAGCGAAGCGGATGCCGCGGCGCTGGCCGAGCTCGTCGCTCGGCGTGCCCGGCGCGAGCCGCTGCAGCACATCACGGGGCGCGCGGCGTTCCGAAACCTCGAGCTGCATGTCGGCCCGGGTGTCTTCGTGCCGAGGCCCGAGACGGAACAGGTCGCCCAGCTCGCGATCGACGCGCTCGGCTCGGCGGCGGAAGCCGAGCCGATCGGCATCGACCTCGGCACCGGCAGCGGCGCGATCGCGCTCGCGCTCGCGACGGAGGTCCCGCACGCGAGGGTCTGGGCGGTCGAGAACTCGCCCGAGGCCTTCGTGTGGACGCGACGCAACGTCGATGACGTCGCCGCGCCGAACCTCGAGCTCGTCTTCGGCGATCTCGCGGCGGCGCTGCCCGAGCTCGACGGGCGGGTGGCGGTGGTCGTCTCGAATCCGCCGTACGTTCCCCTCAGCGCGGTTCCGCGCGACCCCGAAGTGCGGCTCTACGATCCCGAGCGAGCCCTCTACGGCGGTGCTGACGGGCTCGACGTCGTGCGAGTGCTCTCGCAGCGCGCCCGCGCCTTGCTGCGGCCCGGGGGAGTGCTCGTGATCGAGCACGGTGAAGAGCAGTCGGCCGAGATCGCCGCCATCATCTCCGCCGACGGCTGGCGGGCGATCGCCCATCACCGCGATCTCACGACTCGCGACCGGGCGACCACGGCCGTTCGCTGAGCGGCCGTGGCCGCGGCTACTTGCCGCGCTCGGCCCGCTCGCGGGCGACCTTCTCGCGTTCGAGCGCATGCTTGATCGCCTCGCGCTCGCGCTTCTGCGCCTCGCGCAGTGCCTTCTCGGCCTCACGTCGCGCCTTCGCCGCCTCGCGGACCTCCCTGTCGCGTGGCAGGTCGAGCGCCGGCGGCAGCTCGCCTGGTGCTGCGGGGGTCTCGCCGGTTCCGACACGGCCGACGTGGTACTCGATGCCGTCGAGGATGCGCTGGAGCCCGAACTCGAAGTCCTCGTCGGTGTCACCGGGGTCCGTGCCGGGCGGTACCACGTAGCCGCCCGCGGCGAACAGCGGGCTCAGATGCGGGAATCGCTCCGACGTC
Proteins encoded in this window:
- the prmC gene encoding peptide chain release factor N(5)-glutamine methyltransferase; this encodes MRELRDEVVAGLASAGVTDPEVDAELLIGHVLGLSRGAVQARMVIGGEVSEADAAALAELVARRARREPLQHITGRAAFRNLELHVGPGVFVPRPETEQVAQLAIDALGSAAEAEPIGIDLGTGSGAIALALATEVPHARVWAVENSPEAFVWTRRNVDDVAAPNLELVFGDLAAALPELDGRVAVVVSNPPYVPLSAVPRDPEVRLYDPERALYGGADGLDVVRVLSQRARALLRPGGVLVIEHGEEQSAEIAAIISADGWRAIAHHRDLTTRDRATTAVR